Proteins co-encoded in one Neofelis nebulosa isolate mNeoNeb1 chromosome 2, mNeoNeb1.pri, whole genome shotgun sequence genomic window:
- the PJVK gene encoding pejvakin isoform X2: protein MESIRTTRQCSLSVHAGIRGEAMRFHFMDEQNPKGRDKAIVFPAHTTIAFSVFELFVYLDGAFDLCVTSVSKGGFEREETATFALLYRLRNILFERNRRVMDAISRSQLYLDDLFSDYYDKPLGMTDISLKEGTHIRVNLLNHNIPKGPCILCGMGNFKRETVYGCFQCSVDGQKYVRLHAVPCFDVWHKRMK, encoded by the exons ATGGAAAGCATTCGAACCACACGACAGTGCTCGCTGTCTGTGCATGCTGGAATTCGTGGGGAAGCCATGCGG tttcattttatggatgaacaGAATCCCAAGGGAAGGGACAAAGCTATTGTTTTTCCAGCACACACAACCATAGCTTTCAGTGTTTTTGAACTCTTCGTTTACTTGGATGGTGCCTTTG ACCTTTGTGTCACTTCAGTGTCAAAAGGAGGTTTTGAAAGGGAAGAAACTGCAACGTTTGCGCTGCTCTACAGATTGAGGAATATACTATTTGAGAGAA ATAGAAGAGTGATGGATGCCATTTCTCGTTCACAGCTTTACTTAGATGATCTTTTTTCTGACTACTATGACAAACCTCTCGGCATGACTGATATTTCTCTCAAAGAAGGGACTCATATCCGAGTTAACTTACTTAATCACAACATTCCAAAAGGACCTTGCATACTCTGTGGAATGGGGAACTTCAAAAGGGAGACTGTTTATGGGTGCTTTCAGTGCTCCGTCGATGGGCAGAAGTATGTGAGACTTCATGCAGTTCCTTGTTTTGATGTTTGGCACAAgaggatgaaataa